A window of Polyodon spathula isolate WHYD16114869_AA chromosome 22, ASM1765450v1, whole genome shotgun sequence contains these coding sequences:
- the LOC121297376 gene encoding CXXC-type zinc finger protein 5-like isoform X1, protein MSSGHQEGTSKPDALDNIDDAQPTVTERRNKSGIISEPLSKSLKKSRALSQYSTVGSASSLNGQLHKGSNVEKSSTTSTTQKNIAQVLNKLERASEITEGQNGLHFSQAAELLKRAGAEHMLLPSDQAPGISDIEAVTATEAMNSPADFPYIGGFPFNPGLFIMTPAGVFLADSALHMASLAEYPMQNELASAINSGKKKRKRCGMCPPCRRRINCEQCSSCRNRKTGHQICKFRKCEELKKKPSAALEKVMLPTGAAFRWFQ, encoded by the coding sequence ATGTCTAGCGGCCATCAGGAAGGAACCAGCAAACCCGATGCCCTGGATAACATTGACGACGCTCAGCCCACTGTCACAGAGAGGAGAAACAAGAGCGGCATCATCAGCGAGCCTCTGAGTAAAAGTCTGAAGAAGTCTCGTGCTTTGTCACAGTACTCCACCGTCGGCAGTGCTAGCTCTTTAAATGGACAATTACACAAAGGAAGCAATGTGGAGAAAAGCAGCACTACCtccacaacacaaaaaaacattgcgCAAGTGTTGAACAAATTGGAAAGGGCATCCGAAATCACAGAAGGACAGAATGGGTTACACTTCTCCCAGGCAGCTGAGTTGCTGAAACGGGCCGGGGCAGAACACATGCTTCTCCCGAGTGACCAGGCACCTGGGATCAGTGACATCGAGGCTGTCACGGCCACAGAAGCCATGAACAGCCCTGCCGACTTCCCCTACATAGGGGGCTTTCCTTTCAACCCCGGCCTTTTCATCATGACCCCTGCCGGGGTGTTTTTGGCAGACAGTGCACTGCACATGGCAAGCTTGGCAGAGTATCCCATGCAGAATGAATTGGCATCTGCCATTAATTCtgggaaaaagaaaaggaaaagatgTGGGATGTGCCCTCCCTGTCGCAGGCGGATAAATTGCGAGCAGTGCAGCAGTTGTCGGAATCGTAAAACAGGCCACCAGATTTGCAAATTCCGAAAATGTGAGGAACTTAAAAAGAAGCCTTCAGCTGCCCTGGAG
- the LOC121297376 gene encoding CXXC-type zinc finger protein 5-like isoform X2 gives MSSGHQEGTSKPDALDNIDDAQPTVTERRNKSGIISEPLSKSLKKSRALSQYSTVGSASSLNGQLHKGSNVEKSSTTSTTQKNIAQVLNKLERASEITEGQNGLHFSQAAELLKRAGAEHMLLPSDQAPGISDIEAVTATEAMNSPADFPYIGGFPFNPGLFIMTPAGVFLADSALHMASLAEYPMQNELASAINSGKKKRKRCGMCPPCRRRINCEQCSSCRNRKTGHQICKFRKCEELKKKPSAALEVMLPTGAAFRWFQ, from the coding sequence ATGTCTAGCGGCCATCAGGAAGGAACCAGCAAACCCGATGCCCTGGATAACATTGACGACGCTCAGCCCACTGTCACAGAGAGGAGAAACAAGAGCGGCATCATCAGCGAGCCTCTGAGTAAAAGTCTGAAGAAGTCTCGTGCTTTGTCACAGTACTCCACCGTCGGCAGTGCTAGCTCTTTAAATGGACAATTACACAAAGGAAGCAATGTGGAGAAAAGCAGCACTACCtccacaacacaaaaaaacattgcgCAAGTGTTGAACAAATTGGAAAGGGCATCCGAAATCACAGAAGGACAGAATGGGTTACACTTCTCCCAGGCAGCTGAGTTGCTGAAACGGGCCGGGGCAGAACACATGCTTCTCCCGAGTGACCAGGCACCTGGGATCAGTGACATCGAGGCTGTCACGGCCACAGAAGCCATGAACAGCCCTGCCGACTTCCCCTACATAGGGGGCTTTCCTTTCAACCCCGGCCTTTTCATCATGACCCCTGCCGGGGTGTTTTTGGCAGACAGTGCACTGCACATGGCAAGCTTGGCAGAGTATCCCATGCAGAATGAATTGGCATCTGCCATTAATTCtgggaaaaagaaaaggaaaagatgTGGGATGTGCCCTCCCTGTCGCAGGCGGATAAATTGCGAGCAGTGCAGCAGTTGTCGGAATCGTAAAACAGGCCACCAGATTTGCAAATTCCGAAAATGTGAGGAACTTAAAAAGAAGCCTTCAGCTGCCCTGGAG